A single Mangifera indica cultivar Alphonso chromosome 20, CATAS_Mindica_2.1, whole genome shotgun sequence DNA region contains:
- the LOC123204928 gene encoding uncharacterized protein LOC123204928: MYTKLHGIVGVRNELDNGYSWTLLRRMQASTYASGNDLHKIVECNCKIAIAWTVMDEIFLPNIDRFTAVNIVQSVVYSRGSNLMRMNFKRFFTAILEQNDEIISVASLRVNGNKLAEMPYVGTRENYRGKGMVQKLLTALDSALCFLKVENLVIPSVPELVSMWEEKYHFSPITNSLMKDLISTNTLMFPTAVRLQKSLALQATELAENKPNGVNENAKIALPDLNVEPPEVDAN; the protein is encoded by the exons ATGTACACAAAGCTTCATGGGATCGTAGGAGTAAGAAATGAACTAGATAATGGATATTCGTGGACTCTGTTGCGGCGGATGCAAGCATCAACCTATGCAAGCGGCAATGATTTACACAAGATAGTCGAATGCAACTGCAAAATTGCAATAGCCTGGACCGTTATGGATGAAATATTTTTGCCCAACATTGATCGATTTACTGCTGTAAATATTGTCCAAAGTGTCGTCTACAGTCGTGG GTCTAACTTGATGCGGATGAATTTTAAGCGATTTTTTACTGCAATATTAGAACAGAATGATGAAATCATCTCTGTCGCATCCTTAAG AGTGAATGGAAACAAGCTAGCTGAGATGCCATATGTAGGAACCCGCGAAAATTACAGGGGCAAAGGAATGGTGCAGAAACTACTTACTGCCCTCGACTCA GCTCTGTGCTTTCTCAAAGTGGAAAATCTTGTGATTCCATCAGTACCTGAGCTTGTTTCAATGTGGGAGGAAAAGTATCATTTTTCACCCATTACCAATAGCTTAATGAAGGATTTAATCTCCACCAACACACTGATGTTTCCCACTGCGGTTAGACTGCAGAAATCCCTGGCCTTGCAGGCAACGGAATTAGCTGAGAACAAACCAAATGGAGTCAATGAAAATGCAAAAATCGCACTTCCTGACTTGAATGTTGAACCCCCAGAAGTGGATGCTAATTGA